Genomic DNA from Entelurus aequoreus isolate RoL-2023_Sb linkage group LG25, RoL_Eaeq_v1.1, whole genome shotgun sequence:
aatactgccatctactggatagcctgcagaacactgaaattcaagtattttatttatatgtataataaataaattaaaaaaaaaaaaaaaaaaaaaaaaatatatatatatatatatatatagctagaattcactgaaagtcaagtatttcatacacacacatatatatatatatatatatatatatatatatatatatatatatatatatatatatatatatatatatatgaaatacttgatttggtgaattctagctgtaaatatactctcctcttagccacgcccccgccccaaacaccccccccccgaccacctcccgatatcggaggtctcaaggttggcaagtatggcacagacactaagcaacggcacattatttgcacattcgaatattttttggaccgattaggtgaagttgcataatttttagtgtgccacggcacagtggttgaaaaacaatgaTCTATAGTCCAGATTTTACGATAATTGATTGTGAttaatctcatgtaaaaaatattccATTGACAGTACTAATCAAAACACGAGTTGATTCCAGCAATGACACATTTGGACATGCAGCTTTGACACCAATAAATACAAACAAGCCTCGTATAATAAAGGCCACCAAACAGTTGTGTGTACTTACCAATGGGAATGGAGGAGATCTGAGTGTAGATGTCCAGCATGCGGTTCCCGTCCACATCCACCAGGTAGTTGCCCCTGCTCTCCTCGTAGTTGCAGAAGAAGTTGACAGCGCCAACGTTCTGGAAAGAAACATGTTCGCTATTTACCCCTTATGTCTTGAATAGTTGGTGAGAAACTATgatgtaagccaggggtgtccaaagtgcggcccggtgggccatttgcggcccgcagctaattgtttaccggcccgccacacattctggaaatgctattgtaaaaataaaaaagaacattaaaaaaagtggaatgagatgaaatctaacgagaaaaagttgcaatgttgacacaaaagctgccatgcaggctggttttttttcttcttttgtctttcttcatttttctttttttgccattgctccaaaaaaaaaaaataatgacaaaaaatccatgttataatgaattattttcagggctccaattacttcaaatatttcacttgaaaatgttttatgtggtaaatattgcatatattgtgtagtagccgtataaaaacatcaaagtcttctttgacaaaagcgcataaaacaaacaaaataatagttccagcgtaaaatcgacagattaaCTGAAGTTGatatcgtaacttaagtgttgaaagtaaaaaaaataaaaaataaactaataaaaatgtatcactttatgagtggggcacctttttggatcccaaatatatttagtggtattttatttatcttttcactgtgatgactcaaaaatatgaaataattaaaatcaatggtgtcctgcattattgatcttttagggctctatttactaaatactgcatatttcagttgtactataaaaaaacatttttttttgacagaaaagccataaaaccttttttttttaaaaggatttactgtaagtgttaaataaaaaataatacaaattagacttatttttaacattttaataactgagaccctttatgggatccctaaaggtaaaataaatttaaaaaatccatatattttgttacggtttgaaaatgaaaaatatcaaaatggcccccacatgcttaaatttttccgtttgcggccctcagtggaaaaagtttggacacccctgatgtaagcaAATCACAGACACTACAATCTAAGGAATGCGCTGAATAATTGTTTCCACTCACGAAAAGCCctgaaacagttttttttattcatttgccAAAGTGGGAGAAAAAACAGTatgtgcatctggaaagtattcacagcgctttacttttttTCACATTGTGTTATGTTACCGCCTACTTCAATATggaatacatgaatgtgtgtcctcaaaattctacacacaataccccataatgacaatgtaaacacACTTGGGGTTTTCCTTTAGAATTTTTTGCAAATTCacatacagttgcgatcaaaagttgacatacacttgtaaagtttccaataatttctacaactcttatttttttgtgatgtagtgattggagcacatacttgttggtcacaaaaaacattcatgaagtttgctacttttatgaatttattatgagtctactgaaaatgtgaccgaaatgtgctgggtcaaaagtatacatacagcaatgttaatatttgcttacatgtcccttggcaagtttacctgcaataagacacttttggtagccatccacaagcttctgctggaatttttgaccactcctcttgacaaaattggtgcagttcagctaagttttctgacatggacttgtttcttcagcattgtccacacatttaagtcaggactttgggaaggccattctaaaaccttcattctagtctgatttagccatacctttaccacttttgacgtgtgtttgggggtcattgtcctgttggaacacccaactgcctcCAAGgcccaacctccggactgattaagattaaagattaaagtaccaatgattgtcacacacacactagatgtggtgaaatttgtcctctgcatttgtcccatccccttggggagcagtgggcagcagcggcgccgcgcccgggaatcattttggtgatttaacccccaactccaaccctatgttgctgagtgccaagcagggaggttatgggtcccatttttatagtctttggtatgactcggctgggatttgaactccaacctaccgatctctgattttagcttgtcccattttaagcaccagttccattggcagcaaaacaggcccagagcataatactgccaccaccatacttgacggtaggaatgtgttccggggattaaaggcctcaccttttctcctccaaacatattgctgggtattgtggccaaacagctccattttggtttcatctgactagagaactttcctccagaagtgtcatgatccgtggcccggatcatgttttgttatgttctgttagttttggactctcttagttcctgtttgtgcaccttttagtttccatggggattaattgggttcacctgcctccggttagtggtcggcacgctcagctgctgtcaaccactaatcagagagctatttattcaccttgctcgccacgctcagtctggcttcatcatttgctacatgcaacagttacgttgggtaAGTTCCTTGTCTCCTATGCTTCTTGATTCCTGCGCTAAGTCTCGCCTTAGCGGACTTCCGGTTAAGATGTGAAGGAGGGAGGACGCGTCCGAGCGACTCTCCGTGAATTTGACACTCAAATTGTATAAAAACCACATATTGTGAGGAAATTCGAGTTGAAAGGAGAACATAAGTGATTATAGGCACACTATGGCTTCGCGGGGCGGCAAAACTCCACAGCAGGGGATAAAGGCGCACTTTACTCGGCATAGTAAAACTACCACTACAAACAGTGGGACTAGCTTAGCCTCTCCAGCTAGTAGCTTTGTAGCGGCTAAAGAGGCTAATGCTGGTAGCATGACCGCAGCCAGCCTACCCCCAGAAATGGAGAGCCTACACCGACTCATGACCGCATCAATGGAGAATATAATAGCTCCGCTGAAGAGGACCATGGATGAAGTGAAGATAATTGTGGAGGATCAAGGCAAAAGGATCGTCGACTTGGAAGAAAACGCAACGCAGCTAACTGAACGAGTCACCGCTCTTGAGGCTATATGTGAGCAGCTCTTGACCCAGAACGAGTCACTGAACGAACGCATGGAAGACGCCTCTAACAGGTCTAGACGCTGCAACCTGCGCGTCACGAACGTACTACCGAGTCCTGGGGAAAGGAACGACTGTGTTCAATTCATGCAAAACTTTTTTGCCACAGTACTTGGGGACGTGTTCACCGAGCCACCCATACTAGACAGAGCGCACAGGATCGGTAAGGAAAATCCGGGGCCCAACCCGAGGCCTAGAGTGATGATTGTCCGCTTCCATTACTTTCAGGACAAGATGCGTGCACTACGGGCAGACAGGAGCCTGCTACAATGGAAGGGACAGAAAATTATGCTCTATCCAGATTATGCGCCAGCTACTGTGAAACTTCGTGCCACATTCACCAAGGTAAAAGCTCAAATGTGGAAGAAGAATGTCCGATTCCGCCTCGTCTTTCCAgctgttttaaaggtggaatttaaaaacaaaacgcaTGCATTCAAGACCGCTGATGAAGCACAACGATTCTATGACCGGCGTATAGCCAGACTCCCGGACATGGAGAGAAACACAACTACCAAACCAGCGAGAAGAGGGCGCGCCACCACCCAGGAGAGAGGCGACACCGGCCGGGAGAGAGAGGAGGAGAACGGCGCTGGACTAGGCAACGAAGAGGATGGAACGCACGGGAAGAACGGTCCGGGAGGAGAGGACGAGGCGATGGGAGGCATCAGCGTGGAAGGAGAATATAACGACGAGGTGAACGACGGCGAAGAAGAAGACGGCGGCAGCGGCAGCGAGTCCGGAGACAACATGGGGGCTCTGGACGAGAATGACGGTACTGAGTAGCATTGATCCGAGAAATGGGGTAAGAACACCACTACAACTGACACTTATGTAAATAGACACATCCACGGTTGCCTGCCAAGGAAATGGACACATTGAAGGGAATAGACTGATGGGAAACGGACAGAGATTTACTTTCTTTTGGACTTTTGCAAGAACTTGGGACTCACGGGGGGGAGGGGGATGGTCAGGGGAAATAAGGGAAACGCTGGTATGGTTTATTGGTTTAGTCTATGTTTGAACTCTCATTCTATAAGATATTAGATCTGGAATCAGATAGaatacaaacctttttttttgttttgttctgtttgtgtgtgtgtgtgtgtatgtgggtgtgtgtgtgtgtgggtgtgtgcgtgtgtgtgtatccattcatacatatgtgtgtgggtgcgtgcgtGAGTATCCACATCAGGACATGGATCGTGTGTGGGTGCTTTTGTGGGAATGTGGGCAAGTTCGCATgtttttgtatgcatatgtatgtgtgaatgggatTTTACGTGGGTATCTGATAAACATTTAGAAGCACTACATGTTTGTAATGATCCTttatgtattttactgtaaaccttttttatttatattttccacGGAGGGAGAGAGGAAAGATGACGGTATAAGGGAGAATGTATAATATTTAAGGGACTAAATTGGTTGAACATTGGATATCATACAGGCGACAAAACATTATGGAACCTGATCTGTACAGGGTTCAACTTGAATATCTTTTCATACTCTTGTGTACTAAAAGAGGGATTTGGAAGGCATTTCCCCTTCGTCTCAGCTCGATTGTTGTCTCTGCTTTCACCACCTATTTCCCTCTCTCCCtctatatttttctatttgtttatattttttattattttctattttattactcAGTTGTACTGCATATATGTTGAGGATGAGACCGatctatatatacatcaatattaTGGATAAGTTGTTGACTTTGTTTTACACTGGACATGCTAGCGTAGAGGGGCTCCCCTGTCCTCGTTCCCGGTGGGCTTGTCTCCGGGGCGCTGTGGTGGGTGCTGCCGTAGCTGGGTCGACAGCCGGTTTAGTGTTGTGGTGCTGCGGTGGCGCCCGTTGGGGCGCTCGGGAGACAGGTCTATACGTACCCTGGTGCAATGGAAGTAGTTTGATATGCGAAATGAATACTACCACATTCCTTTTTTCAAGTGAATATATGCATGGTTGTGGGTGAGTGcgtatatgtatttacatgtatgtgcacatatAGGTCCGCATATATATTAccggtttttttctgttttgtttttttgtctctcaTGTTCAAAAAAGAACACTGGTTACTAGGTAGTATAACTAGGAATATGCTCTCTGTCCTGATATAGATATAATCCCAGAGACTTAACTTTGATATAGAATCATGAACCGTGGATATTGAtactttttgttttcttattggaACATTGACTTTTCTCCTATATACCCTCTTAGGGgtttttgtttatcttttcttTTATTCTAACTCACAATGTTATGGTTGAGGGACCTGTGTAGAGGAGAGTCGCTCGCTGTGCGATAGAGATAGGAAATGGTTAAAGCTAGCCAGGTTGAGGATTGGAGAGGATCACGCGAGCGAGCCTCTGTACCTTGGGGGTCAtcttttgtttcttgttttatttttatttttattttcttcattATTCAAAAAAATTTAACTGAAACATGCAACAGACGTGATACAGGGAAGACAGAAAAAGTACGAAAGGAAAACCTTTATGCAAAGTAATGAAGTAAGGGTGGTGTCATTGAATGTTAATGGGTTAAACAATCCGATTAAGAGAAGCAAAGTCTTGGCTAAATTCAAAAAGGAAAAGATGCAGGTAATATATTTACAGGAAACGCACTTATCTAAACAGGAACATGAAAAATTCAGGAAACTCGGGTacaacaatacattttacagtacattctTAAAACAGAGTAATAGGAGGGGTGTCGCCATATTAATATCGAACTCAGTTAAATTTGAATTAATCAAGGAAATATGTGATAAAGAGGGGAGATATATAATAGTGAAAGGGAAATTGGAAAACCAAACAGTAACGTTAATTAATGTCTATGTCCCCCCAGATAGCGGTAAATCCACGTATgagaaaatatttgatgttattaacAAAGAAGCAGAGGGGGTTTGGCTGTGTGGAGGTGACATTAATCTGACTTTGAATTATAACTTAGACACGACAAGCACGACTAGAAGTAAGGAACACATTAGCAAATATGTGAACATAATGATGAAGGAATTGGGAATAATAGACATATGGAGAGAACTACACCCGTTGGAGAAGGACTATACTCATTACTCAGCACCACATCAAATGTACAGTAGAATAGATATGTATCTGATGAACAAAGAAGAAATACACAGAGTGAAGGAGTGCAACATAGGAGTAACGGATCTCTCAGACCATAGTGCCATATACTTGACAATTCATCTAAATAGTAGGAAGAAAAACACGTTATGGAGATTGAATGTGGGCATCCTGAATAGTGAAAGTGTGATAGAATCAACAAAAAAAGATATAACCTCATATTTAGAAGAGAATGATAACGGGGAGGTGGAGCCGACAATTTTATGGGATGCTCTGAAGGCGGTCTTAAGGGGGAAGTTGATAGCTCAAACATCTTTTATGAAAAAGGCAAGATTAGAATTATATCAAAAACGAATCGGAAAATTGAAAGATTTggaacaacaacataaaacagtGGGAACCTCTGAGATAATGGATCAGATTAAAGACATGAGAAAAAAAGTAAACGAAATGCTTATGGATGAGGTCGAAAAAAAGACCAGGTTTGTGAAACAAACATACTACGAGGGAGGCTCTAAAGCAACAAAGATGTTAGCTAGGAGactgaaaaaacaacaaacattaaaTAATATTCACAAAATAAGGGACCCCAAGACCAACAACCTATTATACGATCCAGAAGCGATTGAAAACGTATTTGAAAATTATTATCGAACACTATATACACAACCAGTTGCGGCAAGAGAGGAGGAAATGGAACTTCTCTTAAATTCATTGGACCTGCCTTCATTGGGAGTTAGCCAAAACAAGATGCTAAACGCTAATATAACAATTGGGGAAATTGAAGAAGCAATACAAAGGACCAAAAATAACAAATCCCCGGGGACAGATGGCTTTAGTGCCGAATTTTACAAGACATTTAAAGAAGAGTTGATTCCCTTATTACAGACCTCCTTTAATTACAcccttaaaaaaggaaaaattccCCCCTCATGGAAAGAAGCGATTATATCAGTAATACATAAAGAAGGTAAAGATAAAGAAGACTGTAACAATTATAGACCTATTTCGCTACTGAATGTGGACTACAAGTTGTATACATCTATTATTTCAAAAAGGTTTGAAAACTTTATGTCGGATCTAATAGAGGACTGCCAAACTGGATTTATTAGGGAAAGACAAACTCAGGATAACATAAGGAGAGCCTTACATTTAGTTGATGAAATACAGAAGACAAAAACAAGTGCTATGCTCGTGAGTGTTGATGCTCACAAAGCATTCGACAGTGTAAATTGGTTATACCTGTATAAAGTAATGGAAAGACTAGGCTTTAACAAAAAATCAGTACAGATAATAAAGTCACTATACCAAGAACCATCAGCTAGAGTCAAAATAAATGGAAGTCTTTCGAAAAGCTTCAAATTGGAGAGGTCTACCAGGCAGGGTTGCTGTTTATCCCCGACGTTATTCGCATTATTTATAGAACCATTAGCCCAACTGATTAGAGAAAACAAGGAAATTAAAGGTATACAGATTAGACATAATGAACACAAGGTGgggctttttgcagacgatgtacTGATCTATCTCCGAGATCCAGAAGAAACATTCCCTAGATTAATGAGAACCCTCGAAGATTATGGACGATATTCGGGGTATAAGTTAAAtgtcacaaaaacacaaatattattgTTAAACTATAACCCCTCATTAGAAATTAGAGAGACGTATAAACTAAATTGGGACCTGGAAATGGTCAAATATTTGGGAGTTAATATAACAAAGGAAAGAGATAAACTATATGAAGCCAACTATGGGTCGATAAATCTGAGGCTTAAAATGGATCTGGAGAGATGGTCAGTGCTGTGTCTGGACTTAAGCTCAAGAATAGAAATAATCAAGATGAATGTGTTGCCGAGACTCTTGTACTTGTTTCAATCCCTACCAGTAGCAGTACCACAAATACAATTTGATGAGTGggataaaaatatatcgagattcaTATGGGGGGGTAAAAGACCCAGAATTAGGTTCGAAACTCTCCAGCTGCCCAAGGTAAAAGGGGGAATGGCATTGCCAAATCTGAAAGAATATTTCCATGCAGCCCAACTTCGGTATCTAGTATGCTGGTGTAGACCAGAATACGAAGCGAAATGGAAGGGAATTGAATTAGACCAGGGGAGAGATCTTATCCAAAACTTGTTGGcaaataaaacaatagaaaagagaGTAGAGGCAGAACTGAGTCCGATTACTAAATTTACAATTGGAATTTGGAATAATatctcaaaaaaatacaaattagagGATGAAAGAAAGATACTAGGATGGTTGACACGTGATCCCAATTTCAAGCCTGGGTTCGAAGATCATGGGTTTAAACAGTGGGAACGAAAAGGCTTGACGGCAATGTGCACACTGTTGGAAGATGGGCAGATGAGGAGTTTCGAAGACCTACGGGCGACATATGATCTAGACAAACATGAGTTCTTCCGGTATTTACAGATAAGGGActactatattaaaaaaattaaaagggcaTCAATGAACCCGCTAATTAGAATAATGGTACAagcttataataataaaaaatgtagagTGATCTCAGCTGTTTACCAGGGATTGATGACAAGCAAGGGGACTTCAACCATGTACATTAAAGAGAAATGGGAAAGAGGATTTGGGGAGCAGATCACTGAAAAGGACTGGTATAATATTTGTAAAACGCAGTGCACGGCCACGAGTTCTAGGGTATGGAGGGAGTTTTGCTGGAAAAACATGACTAGATACTTTATAACTCCAAAAATAAGCGGAAGAGTCGCAGCAAAGAAACAACCATGTTGGAGGCTATGTGGAAATATGGACGCTGACCACGAACATGTGTTCTGGAACTGTCCCaatattgaaaaatattggtATGACGTGTGGTCAGTGATAAAAGAAGTACTACAATATGACATT
This window encodes:
- the LOC133642838 gene encoding uncharacterized protein LOC133642838 isoform X2, which encodes MASRGGKTPQQGIKAHFTRHSKTTTTNSGTSLASPASSFVAAKEANAGSMTAASLPPEMESLHRLMTASMENIIAPLKRTMDEVKIIVEDQGKRIVDLEENATQLTERVTALEAICEQLLTQNESLNERMEDASNRSRRCNLRVTNVLPSPGERNDCVQFMQNFFATVLGDVFTEPPILDRAHRIGQDACTTGRQEPATMEGTENYALSRLCASYCETSCHIHQARLPDMERNTTTKPARRGRATTQERGDTGREREEENGAGLGNEEDGTHGKNGPGGEDEAMGGISVEGEYNDEVNDGEEEDGGSGSESGDNMGALDENDGTE
- the LOC133642838 gene encoding uncharacterized protein LOC133642838 isoform X1, with amino-acid sequence MASRGGKTPQQGIKAHFTRHSKTTTTNSGTSLASPASSFVAAKEANAGSMTAASLPPEMESLHRLMTASMENIIAPLKRTMDEVKIIVEDQGKRIVDLEENATQLTERVTALEAICEQLLTQNESLNERMEDASNRSRRCNLRVTNVLPSPGERNDCVQFMQNFFATVLGDVFTEPPILDRAHRIGKENPGPNPRPRVMIVRFHYFQDKMRALRADRSLLQWKGQKIMLYPDYAPATVKLRATFTKTADEAQRFYDRRIARLPDMERNTTTKPARRGRATTQERGDTGREREEENGAGLGNEEDGTHGKNGPGGEDEAMGGISVEGEYNDEVNDGEEEDGGSGSESGDNMGALDENDGTE